Proteins from one Triticum aestivum cultivar Chinese Spring chromosome 7A, IWGSC CS RefSeq v2.1, whole genome shotgun sequence genomic window:
- the LOC123153144 gene encoding uncharacterized protein At1g66480, which translates to MGNSIGGRRKGAKVMQLDGTAFRVKPPAYAGAVLRDHPGFQLLESEQVKLLGVRARPLEQDALLRPGRLYFLVALPRPTVPPRRAWSGALHVGARERLESLMLTRRSTSDLTFPTSGTAPASPMSTASEGGPVQLRMRLPKAQVAKLMGESRDAAEAAAKIMQLCAANGAVTPERSPRFLPTADWGTGGFAQTPERSPRFVPTPDWGAGRFAQTPERSPRFAVTPEWGARFMMPTTPERGVETAKTPDRWPALPRTPEYASADVKASRKEKRTRFLALPDEIIA; encoded by the coding sequence ATGGGCAACAGCATCGGCGGCCGGCGCAAGGGCGCCAAGGTGATGCAGCTGGACGGCACCGCCTTCAGGGTGAAGCCGCCGGCGTACGCGGGCGCCGTGCTGCGCGACCACCCGGGCTTCCAGCTGCTCGAGTCGGAGCAGGTCAAGCTGctcggcgtccgcgcgcgcccgcTCGAGCAGGACGCGCTGCTCCGCCCGGGCCGGCTCTACTTCCTCGTCGCGCTGCCCCGCCCCACCGTGCCCCCGCGCCGCGCCTGGTCCGGCGCGCTCCACGTCGGCGCGCGCGAGAGGCTCGAGTCGCTCATGCTCACGCGCCGCTCCACCTCCGACCTCACCTTCCCGACCTCGGGCACCGCGCCGGCCTCCCCGATGTCCACCGCCTCCGAGGGCGGGCCGGTCCAGCTCAGGATGCGCCTGCCCAAGGCGCAGGTCGCCAAGCTTATGGGCGAGAGCCGGGACGCCGCCGAGGCGGCCGCTAAGATCATGCAGCTCTGCGCCGCCAACGGCGCTGTGACGCCGGAGCGGAGCCCGCGGTTCCTGCCGACGGCGGACTGGGGCACTGGTGGGTTCGCGCAGACGCCAGAGCGGAGCCCGCGGTTCGTGCCGACGCCGGACTGGGGCGCCGGCAGGTTCGCGCAAACCCCAGAGCGGAGTCCCAGGTTCGCCGTCACGCCCGAGTGGGGTGCCAGGTTCATGATGCCGACGACGCCGGAGAGGGGCGTAGAGACGGCGAAGACGCCGGATAGGTGGCCCGCTTTACCCCGCACGCCGGAGTATGCATCAGCGGACGTCAAGGCCAGCCGGAAGGAG